The genomic stretch TAGAGCACTTTATTAATAAATTGTCTCCAGCCAAGAGGCCCATCCTTACGAGCCCTAACAACTCCTCTGAAATTCGAGTCATGAAAAGGGGAGTTCTGGGGGGCAGATTTTATGTCTCTGCCACCTCTATTTTCCTTTCCACCTCCAGAGTTGCTCAGTTTAGGCATCAGCAAAGGAAGGTTAAATATTAATGAAAATTACCACCAGAGGGTAATAATGATCTGACTGAAGTTAGAGCAAAACTTTTATTATCTCAAAACTTTGGCAAAAGTAATAGGAAGAGCTAGCTTGTCTAAGCAACCTCTCTTCCTGGGGTGAATTGAAAAATGCAGGTCAATCATAGGACACCACCTTTTGCAgcaagcagcagcaacaacaaagacTCACCTTGGCAGTGTTATCTTTGGAGGCAGTGACAAACATTGTCATATCTCTGGAAGTCTGGATGTCATTGATCTGCTTTGTATGTTCTTTGACATTCATGAGGACTTCTCCTGactagaagagaagaaaggaaagacatTGCTACTTTACTCTAACCTTGCTTGGCCTAGTTGTTAAAgcagcaggctagaaagcaggctagattgtgagttctagttccaccttagccatgaaacctggctgggtaactttgagccagtcacactctctcagcacAACCATTTCacaaggtggttgttgtgggaaaaataggaggaaggagtattagaaacgttcgccaccttgagttatttacaaaaataaaggtgggatctaaaatatatatgaatatatgaatgaTACAATCATAATGTTACATATAATCAATAAATGGTAGATTATATTATTTCAGTCCTTATAACTATCAGTTAGGAAGGATCACCAAAAGGGATGGTTTGAGGTCACATGAAATCACCACCTTGATGCTAAATTAAGCAGGGCAATAATAAAGCAAGGTGTCCATTGAGAATTCTTGGTTCAGTCCTTGAATCACTCTGGATAAATATCATCTAAGATAtccagacaaaaaaataataatggcaggATTATCATACTCTTTTAAAGAATACAGATGCCTCAGCTGAGAAATTGCCATCTTGCTTAAGCAACAAAAGGCAAATTGAGTTACACTTAATAAAATAACatagttgtaagggaccttggagatcttctagtcctgtgatggcaaacctatgacacatgtaccagaggtggcacgcagacccccttctgtgggcatgcacgctgttgccagctgctcttttggacATCTGGTCTTCATGAGTGTGCACCAGCCAcatggtcttcgggtttctggtgcagGCGTGCACACATTCGAACCAACAGAGATGGTTCGCCATCTCTGTTCTAGTCGAACCCCTTCCTCAAGCATgacaccctataccattctggacaaatgtttACTTTTAGCTATTATTCTCCAGGAGCCATTTGGGTGTTCCCAACTGCAGCCCCGAAGGTAGAAGGCAGAAACtacagagaaatggagaaaaccaGCAGCTGCAAATGACACCCAATAATTTAAtgacatccaacttcttttgaatTCTTCACAGGCAATCTTATCAAAATAATATCAAAGACATGTTTGAACTTGACAGTGTCCTTTACCCACAAAGCTTGTTTAAACAAGATAGAAGGCCCAAGGGTCTCCTTTCCGAATTATATCCCCCTTTGATTTCAAGTTGGCTGGCCTCATCAGTCAAGGGTTTAGGAGTGGGAAATAAGATGACTATGTTACCATTAATCCGTAAGGGCTCTGCAAGGCTCTCATCTGCAGATCAACGCTCTGGTTAATATTGGGCTTTAGAGAATAGATGAGTTAGTTGTTGGTGTACTCCCCTCCCTACTACTTAGCAACATCCCTTCCTGATCTGCTGAAATTCATGAGCAGAGACCCCCCAAGACTTTTACTCTTGGGAACTTCAATTTGCTGCCTAGTGATAGTTCAGGAGATCATGGTCCGCATGGCAACTATTGACCTATTCCAGGTCAGGGAAGGCCTGGTGTATTCCAGTAGTTAAAATctaaatcaggagtgtcaaactggcagcccatgggctggatgcgtcacaagccagccacccccaccccagctccgtgaataggaaaaaagttgcaaaatgtcATGGGATGGCAACGTGACACCACAAGTTTTACACCCGTGCTCTAAATCTATCTTTTGTCTATGTGACTGCACCTGTTGCACTGGTGACCAATAAATCTCATCGACAGATTTAAAGGGTCATTGCCTCTAATACCTTTTATGGCCCAGAGCAAGAGGCTACCTATCTGCTATGGTTTCCGCCTCTCCAGATCGGATAGAATTGGTGGGCTTAGGTCCCCTTGATGAATCTATTGCGACCCAAAGAGCATGTTTTCTCTGTCGTGGTGGCTGCCTTCTGGAATGGTATCCCACAAAGAGTCTTTTGGTTATGACCCTGTTGATACttcagaagtttttaaaaatgcatccgCCCTTCCAGACTTTGGGGTAGGTTGACTGTGGTGATCCACTTTTTTGTATTTGATGTTAGGTTACCTTCTTGATGGGACACAAATACCTCTCATGAATCCATACCAACCTTTGCGCTGAACTGGTTCAACTCCCCATTCTCATGCCCAACAATGATGAATTCTCCAAGGGGACCCCAAACCGCACTGGTAATTTTGGACTCGCTGCAGGGGATCTTCATGTAAGGTTCATTGTCCTCTgaagataaaaggaaaaaaaaggttcttTAACACCAACTTTGAGGAAGGACAATTTTCCCACCCTAACCTTGATTCTAACTACACCTGAAGGTCTCACCAAGCTGGCTGGAGTCTCGAAGGTCGAAGAAGCTCACAAAACATTGGTAGCCCATTTGCTTATCTGTGGAAAACATGATGATATTCCCTCCAAAGTCAAAACCACAAGTCCTCACAGCTGAGTTGGTCTTGACTAAAGCAAGTTGCTTTCCTAAAGACGGGATGAAACACAAGCAGTAAGTACAACTTGAAAGACCCACTTCTCCCTCAAACTCAGAAATATCTACTCCAAGGGTCTCTAAAACTTCAGGTCTACAGAAAGTGCCTACACACAGCCTACATGTCCTAGTCAGCTACAGACATCAGAAATGTGTGCACACAACTTCCAAAATATTAACAGGGTTGCTTTTTAAGGACTGAGCATGTGGTGCAAACCCAGCTTGTTTGACTTCATTTATGGTTCATGGGATTCCTGGAAATGAATTTTAATTCTGTCATCAGATTGAGATGTGTTAGGTATATCCAGCCAGAATGAGATTCTCCATTCCTGCTACTCACGTCACTTGGAATTAGAAAAACGGGAGTACAAACACTGAGACCACATGTCTTTAAAGCAACTTTCCTCATCACCAGACAGTTCTTCACCCCAGATACATTTAGATTCATCAACAGGCTTCAAAAAGGATGCCTTCAAATAGATCTCAGATTCTTAGATCGAATCCTATTCCTGAATAGATTCAGAAAGACCTCTAAAACCAGAGGATACGGGACCTCAATAGCTCATTATCACTTTAAGTGGAAGAGGAGATTGTGTTCCTAATATTTtcatgaggggggaaaaaatgaagaacTTTTTAGCTGAATGCTGGAAAAACCACCAGCAGCAGATAAGAGAAAGtgcaataacaatacaaataattttctcaatttataatcatttgtttagcaaccatttggagtctggcactgaaaaaaagtgatttatgaccagacATAAATTGCACTCAtaattattgcagcatccccataacaTTTGGGGGCTTGGCAATCAGGAtgttatttatgatggttgcaagatCCTGAGTTCATGTGACCAATACTGgccaccttcccagctggtttccaacaattAAGGTCAATGGGGGAAATAGGATTAaagacaactgcaatgatttgcttaaccatgaCAAAAAGGtaattttttcacttaacaactgccttattgagcaacagaaattctggccccaactATGGTTGTAAAACAAGGACTATGTGTAAGGTAAAAAGGCAAGTGCAGCAAGAAAAACCAAGGGCTACAACATTGCATTAACATAAAAGCAAAGAGGGCTACTTTTCACACAGTGAGATCTGCATGCTCTGTCCCCACCACTCatgctcaatagcaatagcacttctgGAGAAGTAgtagtggagattttgagtagtttggagaaccggtaaatatcacattggactggccacgccccccatctattctctgcctccccagtcccagctaatcggaggaaatggggattttgcagtaaccttcccctggagtgggtgggaatggagattttacagtatcctttccctgtcacgcccaccaagccacaccatgcccacagaactggtagtaaaacaagtTTCAATCCCACAACTGGTGTCAGCATATTGCTACCAACCATCTGGGTAGAAGCTGATTCAGACGAGACCCCCActacaacttttaaaaatgtttataataTTCACACACAAATCCTAATTTTGAGACGAGTTTCCAGATGCACATATTGTATCAGCACACACAGGGAAAGCAGTCAAACACCATTCTCTGCTCTCCTAACATTACATTTTTCATCCTGCATAATCAGaacattcttcctcctcctcagacaTTGACATTCACCTGTTTCACAGTCCCAGAGCCGACAACTGTTGTCTGCTGAGCCGGTCAAGACATGTTTGGTGTCCCCTGGAAAGAGCAGTCAAGGAGCCACACAAAATACATAATGAGGAGCAGCAGGAAACAGAAATGAACTACTACATGGTTTCAAGATACAAACCCTGTGAATTAAATGCACACACACTACTAAAATTTTGTAACCTTTAAGCAGGAAAAACAGTGCAGTGTAGAGCAGAACTTTTTCAACCAAGGAAACTCAAATGGGTTAACTTACAAAATGCTTCCAAAAGCCAAAAGCCATGATTCCTGTGAAATTGACCTTTGGCAAATTATGTTATGACAAGCATTATCATAATGCATTTTATTTCAGaatgcaaaatgaaataaaacaattccTGTGATCAACTACTGTCATTTGACTGTGCTATACAGTTCAACATCGATTACTTCCAAGATATTCAAGAATCTGGTaggaaaatatctctgaaaataatgacacaatgattgtgtgtgtgtatgagagagagagagaggtggggagagggagagggagggggagagagccaGGCAGCAGGATCAGCTCCAATATATACATGCGCTATTTTCAGGCAACTTTGAAAAAATGTGATTTTGTACACTAAAACCAAAGGATACAATCAGCGTCCACACACCAGACTGCACCAGTGTGGCCATTGTATGTGCCAAGCCTCTCACCATTGACAGAGTACCAAACATTAACAGTCTGATAAACAAAAAATAAGGTACATTTAATAAAACCATAATATAAAAACTGGTACATAATAACAACTTCCTGATTAAATATTTTGATTAGTCAATAACTTACAGACAAGATTAAGTAACTTGAAATTGATTATATAATAATGGAGTAAAATTAAGAAAGTAGTAAGTTATTAATTAACGATGAAGGACAATCATTAAGAAAATTAAATCCATTAACAGGTTTCACAAACTCTTAATTATTAGCACTATTACAGGTTGGGAAGAATATTGTGAACAGGACAGGAGTAGATTTTAATAGATTGTGGTGACTAATATTcactgaaataaaacaaaacctttaACTGTGGCTGACACATTCACCCTACAACCAGCTGTGTCCATCCaccacagatttttaaaaaaatttctttcaAAGACAATCATGGAGCTGATGCATCATGTGCACGTTTCTTTAGGGTGAGAAAGATTTAAAAAGCAGGATGCCCAAGTTTCATGAAACACAAAAGATTCAGATCCATAGTTGGCATATAGGATGCAATTGATTTTGAAGT from Thamnophis elegans isolate rThaEle1 chromosome 12, rThaEle1.pri, whole genome shotgun sequence encodes the following:
- the EIF3I gene encoding eukaryotic translation initiation factor 3 subunit I, with translation MKPILLQGHERSITQIKYNREGDLLFTVAKDPTVNVWYSVNGERLGTYNGHTGAVWCVDADWDTKHVLTGSADNSCRLWDCETGKQLALVKTNSAVRTCGFDFGGNIIMFSTDKQMGYQCFVSFFDLRDSSQLEDNEPYMKIPCSESKITSAVWGPLGEFIIVGHENGELNQFSAKSGEVLMNVKEHTKQINDIQTSRDMTMFVTASKDNTAKLFDSTNLDHLKTFRTERPVNSAALSPIFDHVVLGGGQEAMDVTTTSTRIGKFEARYFHLGVEEEFGRVKGHFGPINSVAFHPDGKSYSSGGEDGYVRIHYFDPQYFEFEFEV